In Salvelinus alpinus chromosome 22, SLU_Salpinus.1, whole genome shotgun sequence, one genomic interval encodes:
- the LOC139549739 gene encoding glutamic acid-rich protein-like isoform X1, which yields MRSPHYYFKVISFSLRPLYSDPMGVLIFTALLWTFSGVGCLPLSSSLQVGKVADCIQDSLKSNGGVPHSGCDKRKTGDAVNRHQGLLRELQELAQEGQSDYEREKEREYGRENERYEENQAEGERDREGRKEEQNNDKKETEKEELREKETKAKGVEKEEKVEMKDRTNEEIREEPRLEDKRGDEEESAKELEELLAKEIRKIGEEEKEDRELEELLKELKKKRYESVKEKELQRGSEAEEKRKKDEEEEEQKKGEKEQLDILEKEERKHSEERKNNEVELLVEKGKVERELKELLEEQDSMKNVEKEKEREEKQEELEELLKKMKRVQEEEEREEEERKRGNAGNAGEAKVDKESQKEGEIHKELEKVKERESEKEVKEPQQKRVMEKASDESTRQFEKERNRDDDDDDDEEADEEDEDENNEDWEEEDEDKKEDVEEDEGAELLEIEAELRKVAAELRELHRSRWRPSSSPSFALLS from the exons tgggatgccttcctctatcctcctctctacaggTTGGAAAG GTCGCTGACTGTATTCAGGACTCTCTGAAGAGTAACGGCGGTGTGCCACATTCTGGCTGTGACAAACGGAAAACAG gTGATGCTGTCAACAGGCACCAGGGTCTCCTGAGAGAGCTGCAGGAGCTAGCCCAGGAGGGTCAGTCTGACTACG agagggaaaaagagagagagtatgGGAGGGAGAACGAGCGATATGAGGAGAaccaggctgagggagagagggacagagaggggaggaaggaggagcaGAATAATGACAAGAAGGAGACTGAGAAAgaagaactgagagagaaagagacgaagGCAAAAGgggtagagaaggaggagaaggtggaGATGAAGGACAGAACAAATGAGGAGATAAGAGAAGAGCCCAGACTGGAGGACAAAAGGGGGGATGAGGAAGAGAGCGCCAAAGAGCTGGAGGAGCTCCTCGCAAAGGAGATAAggaagataggagaggaggaaaaagagGACAGGGAGCTTGAGGAGCTGCTCAAGGAGCTGAAGAAGAAAAGGTACGAGTCGGTGAAGGAGAAAGAGCTCCAGAGAGGGTCAGaagcagaggagaagaggaagaaggatgaggaggaggaggagcagaaaaagggagagaaagagcagcTAGATATTCTtgagaaggaagagaggaaacACAGCGAGGAGAGGAAGAACAACGAGGTGGAGCTGCTGGTGGAGAAAGGGAAGGTGGAGCGGGAGCTCAAGGAGCTGCTGGAGGAACAGGACAGCATGAAGAAtgtggagaaggagaaagagagggaggaaaaacaGGAGGAACTGGAGGAGCTCCTCAAAAAGATGAAACGTGTGCAAGAGGAGGAGGAgcgagaagaggaggagaggaagagagggaatgcCGGGAATGCCGGGGAGGCGAAAGTGGACAAAGAGAgccagaaggagggagagattcacaaggaattggagaaggtaaaagaaagagagagtgagaaggaggtTAAGGAGCCTCAGcagaagagagtgatggagaaagCGAGTGATGAGTCGACCCGTCAGTTTGAAAAGGAGAGGAACAGGGACGATGATGACGACGATGATGAAGAAGCagatgaggaagatgaggatgAAAACAATGAGGAttgggaagaggaggatgaggacaaAAAGGAGGATGTTGAGGAGGATGAAGGAGCG GAGCTTCTGGAGATTGAGGCAGAGCTGCGAAAAGTGGCTGCAGAGCTTCGGGAGCTTCACAGGAGTC GGTGGCGCCCCAGCTCTTCTCCCAGCTTTGCACTCTTATCTTAA
- the LOC139549739 gene encoding glutamic acid-rich protein-like isoform X3: MTKVQKVGCLPLSSSLQVGKVADCIQDSLKSNGGVPHSGCDKRKTGDAVNRHQGLLRELQELAQEGQSDYEREKEREYGRENERYEENQAEGERDREGRKEEQNNDKKETEKEELREKETKAKGVEKEEKVEMKDRTNEEIREEPRLEDKRGDEEESAKELEELLAKEIRKIGEEEKEDRELEELLKELKKKRYESVKEKELQRGSEAEEKRKKDEEEEEQKKGEKEQLDILEKEERKHSEERKNNEVELLVEKGKVERELKELLEEQDSMKNVEKEKEREEKQEELEELLKKMKRVQEEEEREEEERKRGNAGNAGEAKVDKESQKEGEIHKELEKVKERESEKEVKEPQQKRVMEKASDESTRQFEKERNRDDDDDDDEEADEEDEDENNEDWEEEDEDKKEDVEEDEGAELLEIEAELRKVAAELRELHRSRWRPSSSPSFALLS, from the exons tgggatgccttcctctatcctcctctctacaggTTGGAAAG GTCGCTGACTGTATTCAGGACTCTCTGAAGAGTAACGGCGGTGTGCCACATTCTGGCTGTGACAAACGGAAAACAG gTGATGCTGTCAACAGGCACCAGGGTCTCCTGAGAGAGCTGCAGGAGCTAGCCCAGGAGGGTCAGTCTGACTACG agagggaaaaagagagagagtatgGGAGGGAGAACGAGCGATATGAGGAGAaccaggctgagggagagagggacagagaggggaggaaggaggagcaGAATAATGACAAGAAGGAGACTGAGAAAgaagaactgagagagaaagagacgaagGCAAAAGgggtagagaaggaggagaaggtggaGATGAAGGACAGAACAAATGAGGAGATAAGAGAAGAGCCCAGACTGGAGGACAAAAGGGGGGATGAGGAAGAGAGCGCCAAAGAGCTGGAGGAGCTCCTCGCAAAGGAGATAAggaagataggagaggaggaaaaagagGACAGGGAGCTTGAGGAGCTGCTCAAGGAGCTGAAGAAGAAAAGGTACGAGTCGGTGAAGGAGAAAGAGCTCCAGAGAGGGTCAGaagcagaggagaagaggaagaaggatgaggaggaggaggagcagaaaaagggagagaaagagcagcTAGATATTCTtgagaaggaagagaggaaacACAGCGAGGAGAGGAAGAACAACGAGGTGGAGCTGCTGGTGGAGAAAGGGAAGGTGGAGCGGGAGCTCAAGGAGCTGCTGGAGGAACAGGACAGCATGAAGAAtgtggagaaggagaaagagagggaggaaaaacaGGAGGAACTGGAGGAGCTCCTCAAAAAGATGAAACGTGTGCAAGAGGAGGAGGAgcgagaagaggaggagaggaagagagggaatgcCGGGAATGCCGGGGAGGCGAAAGTGGACAAAGAGAgccagaaggagggagagattcacaaggaattggagaaggtaaaagaaagagagagtgagaaggaggtTAAGGAGCCTCAGcagaagagagtgatggagaaagCGAGTGATGAGTCGACCCGTCAGTTTGAAAAGGAGAGGAACAGGGACGATGATGACGACGATGATGAAGAAGCagatgaggaagatgaggatgAAAACAATGAGGAttgggaagaggaggatgaggacaaAAAGGAGGATGTTGAGGAGGATGAAGGAGCG GAGCTTCTGGAGATTGAGGCAGAGCTGCGAAAAGTGGCTGCAGAGCTTCGGGAGCTTCACAGGAGTC GGTGGCGCCCCAGCTCTTCTCCCAGCTTTGCACTCTTATCTTAA
- the LOC139549739 gene encoding glutamic acid-rich protein-like isoform X2, with the protein MRSPHYYFKVISFSLRPLYSDPMGVLIFTALLWTFSGVGCLPLSSSLQVGKVADCIQDSLKSNGGVPHSGCDKRKTGDAVNRHQGLLRELQELAQEEREKEREYGRENERYEENQAEGERDREGRKEEQNNDKKETEKEELREKETKAKGVEKEEKVEMKDRTNEEIREEPRLEDKRGDEEESAKELEELLAKEIRKIGEEEKEDRELEELLKELKKKRYESVKEKELQRGSEAEEKRKKDEEEEEQKKGEKEQLDILEKEERKHSEERKNNEVELLVEKGKVERELKELLEEQDSMKNVEKEKEREEKQEELEELLKKMKRVQEEEEREEEERKRGNAGNAGEAKVDKESQKEGEIHKELEKVKERESEKEVKEPQQKRVMEKASDESTRQFEKERNRDDDDDDDEEADEEDEDENNEDWEEEDEDKKEDVEEDEGAELLEIEAELRKVAAELRELHRSRWRPSSSPSFALLS; encoded by the exons tgggatgccttcctctatcctcctctctacaggTTGGAAAG GTCGCTGACTGTATTCAGGACTCTCTGAAGAGTAACGGCGGTGTGCCACATTCTGGCTGTGACAAACGGAAAACAG gTGATGCTGTCAACAGGCACCAGGGTCTCCTGAGAGAGCTGCAGGAGCTAGCCCAGGAGG agagggaaaaagagagagagtatgGGAGGGAGAACGAGCGATATGAGGAGAaccaggctgagggagagagggacagagaggggaggaaggaggagcaGAATAATGACAAGAAGGAGACTGAGAAAgaagaactgagagagaaagagacgaagGCAAAAGgggtagagaaggaggagaaggtggaGATGAAGGACAGAACAAATGAGGAGATAAGAGAAGAGCCCAGACTGGAGGACAAAAGGGGGGATGAGGAAGAGAGCGCCAAAGAGCTGGAGGAGCTCCTCGCAAAGGAGATAAggaagataggagaggaggaaaaagagGACAGGGAGCTTGAGGAGCTGCTCAAGGAGCTGAAGAAGAAAAGGTACGAGTCGGTGAAGGAGAAAGAGCTCCAGAGAGGGTCAGaagcagaggagaagaggaagaaggatgaggaggaggaggagcagaaaaagggagagaaagagcagcTAGATATTCTtgagaaggaagagaggaaacACAGCGAGGAGAGGAAGAACAACGAGGTGGAGCTGCTGGTGGAGAAAGGGAAGGTGGAGCGGGAGCTCAAGGAGCTGCTGGAGGAACAGGACAGCATGAAGAAtgtggagaaggagaaagagagggaggaaaaacaGGAGGAACTGGAGGAGCTCCTCAAAAAGATGAAACGTGTGCAAGAGGAGGAGGAgcgagaagaggaggagaggaagagagggaatgcCGGGAATGCCGGGGAGGCGAAAGTGGACAAAGAGAgccagaaggagggagagattcacaaggaattggagaaggtaaaagaaagagagagtgagaaggaggtTAAGGAGCCTCAGcagaagagagtgatggagaaagCGAGTGATGAGTCGACCCGTCAGTTTGAAAAGGAGAGGAACAGGGACGATGATGACGACGATGATGAAGAAGCagatgaggaagatgaggatgAAAACAATGAGGAttgggaagaggaggatgaggacaaAAAGGAGGATGTTGAGGAGGATGAAGGAGCG GAGCTTCTGGAGATTGAGGCAGAGCTGCGAAAAGTGGCTGCAGAGCTTCGGGAGCTTCACAGGAGTC GGTGGCGCCCCAGCTCTTCTCCCAGCTTTGCACTCTTATCTTAA